From the genome of Nitrosomonas sp., one region includes:
- a CDS encoding DUF2490 domain-containing protein — MLKKLSILIVAAMLLVINHTASATVEYVEDFQTWGQITARGNFGALGNEKVLWWVEGQGRFGNDSTRFSQGIIRPGIGYAVTDKISVWLGYAWIPTSVPFSGASGPYNEHRIWQQILWNDRFSFGSLQSRTRFEQRYFDIPGSTDVGYRVRQLFKLTVPIAEIPNLSFVLANEIFFNTNDIDTGTKGGFDQNRVFGGFGYRFTPVISGEIGYMNQYFNRNKVPRPDQMQHILGVNLFLNF, encoded by the coding sequence ATGCTTAAAAAATTGAGTATTCTGATTGTTGCAGCGATGCTGTTGGTTATTAATCATACAGCATCCGCTACTGTTGAATATGTGGAAGATTTTCAGACATGGGGACAAATTACGGCAAGAGGTAATTTCGGTGCGCTTGGCAACGAAAAAGTATTATGGTGGGTTGAAGGACAAGGGCGTTTTGGTAATGACAGTACAAGATTCTCACAAGGAATTATCCGGCCTGGTATTGGTTATGCTGTCACTGACAAGATCAGTGTATGGTTGGGTTACGCCTGGATTCCCACCAGTGTGCCTTTTTCAGGTGCATCCGGACCCTATAATGAACACCGGATATGGCAACAGATACTCTGGAACGACAGATTCTCATTTGGCTCGTTACAAAGCCGTACCCGTTTTGAGCAGCGTTACTTCGATATACCCGGCAGTACGGACGTGGGCTACAGAGTACGGCAGTTATTCAAACTGACTGTACCTATTGCAGAAATACCTAACCTGAGTTTTGTTTTGGCAAATGAGATTTTCTTCAACACAAATGATATCGACACTGGAACTAAAGGCGGATTTGACCAGAATCGTGTGTTTGGCGGATTTGGTTACAGATTTACACCGGTGATATCAGGTGAAATCGGGTACATGAACCAATATTTCAATAGAAACAAAGTACCAAGACCTGATCAGATGCAGCATATTCTGGGTGTTAATTTGTTCCTGAACTTTTAA
- a CDS encoding sulfotransferase, which translates to MKNVIILTHGWTGSSVFAALLGKAGYWHGENTFKKVDYDTYENLRLVELNNQLLNELNYTGNREHEILSTEVLDELALKASAIDLTPYRKFLEDCQQHKPWIWKDPRLALTIRIWAKFLPLDDTRFIVLTRDDVQAWITSNIRRHIQSRAFTQAYNGAITNSIKKFLHENHLEFIQFKFEDLQLTPEKTVEELNRFLNLQLTMADLKSVYKFPLYKKTRGLKDKLTAWLIYLKNYRCRRDVTGLVSNVDNAKRL; encoded by the coding sequence ATGAAAAATGTCATTATTCTTACACATGGATGGACAGGTAGTTCAGTGTTTGCGGCCTTACTCGGCAAAGCAGGTTACTGGCATGGTGAAAACACGTTTAAAAAAGTTGATTATGATACTTACGAGAATCTCAGATTGGTTGAATTAAACAATCAGCTATTGAACGAATTGAACTACACTGGAAATCGCGAGCATGAAATACTTTCAACTGAAGTATTGGATGAATTGGCGCTCAAAGCTTCAGCCATAGACCTTACGCCTTACCGAAAATTTCTTGAAGACTGTCAGCAGCACAAACCATGGATTTGGAAAGATCCCAGGCTTGCGCTGACGATACGTATCTGGGCAAAATTTTTACCGCTTGATGACACTAGATTTATCGTACTTACGCGTGATGATGTGCAGGCGTGGATTACTTCAAACATACGCCGCCATATTCAAAGTCGTGCATTCACCCAGGCTTATAATGGTGCTATTACAAATAGCATAAAAAAGTTTTTGCACGAAAATCATCTGGAATTTATACAATTTAAATTCGAAGATTTACAATTGACACCGGAGAAAACAGTAGAAGAACTCAATCGTTTTTTGAATCTACAATTGACGATGGCGGATTTAAAATCGGTTTATAAATTTCCACTTTACAAAAAGACCAGAGGTCTGAAGGACAAGTTGACCGCGTGGTTGATTTATCTGAAAAACTATCGTTGCCGGAGAGATGTAACCGGTCTTGTTTCTAACGTTGATAATGCAAAAAGGCTTTAG